Proteins encoded by one window of Trueperaceae bacterium:
- a CDS encoding response regulator transcription factor — protein sequence MTHKLMRILLVEDEPDLASPLVTLLKRELYDVKHVETRSLALEASFTGHFDLAVLDVMLPDGPHAGFELAESLRAGDFEGRILFLTARDSVDDRIRGLDSGGDDYLVKPFSLREFAARVRTLLRRDAGTRAALFERGSLKVDLGSRRVFWQGEEVSLTQREFSMIELFALYPGRVFTVDDLRRRFFPEAASGQRVVRVYVSQLRQKLGEAVLTTVSGGYRLDGE from the coding sequence ATGACGCACAAGCTGATGCGGATATTGCTGGTAGAAGACGAGCCGGACCTGGCCAGCCCGCTGGTGACCTTGCTGAAGCGGGAACTCTACGACGTCAAACATGTGGAAACGAGGAGCCTCGCTTTGGAGGCGAGCTTCACCGGCCATTTCGACCTCGCCGTCCTCGACGTGATGCTCCCCGACGGACCGCATGCCGGGTTCGAACTCGCCGAGTCGCTTCGGGCAGGCGACTTCGAGGGCCGGATACTGTTCCTCACGGCCCGGGATTCCGTCGACGACAGGATAAGGGGGTTGGATTCGGGCGGGGACGACTACCTCGTGAAACCGTTCAGCCTGAGGGAGTTCGCAGCACGGGTGAGAACACTGCTGCGTCGCGACGCCGGTACGAGAGCGGCGCTATTCGAGCGGGGGTCACTGAAGGTCGATCTCGGCTCTCGCCGCGTCTTCTGGCAGGGTGAGGAGGTTTCACTCACGCAGCGAGAGTTCAGCATGATCGAACTGTTCGCCCTCTACCCCGGGCGTGTCTTCACGGTGGACGACCTCCGGCGTCGGTTCTTCCCCGAGGCGGCCTCCGGACAGCGAGTGGTGAGGGTCTACGTGAGTCAGTTGCGCCAGAAGCTGGGCGAAGCCGTACTCACGACCGTCTCGGGCGGCTACCGGCTGGATGGCGAATGA
- a CDS encoding HAMP domain-containing sensor histidine kinase, whose product MSFRVALFLSIAIAVISSAFIEAGLDFLADRASAFAESRIDSDLERFGDAVEAQLVAALDSPALPGHLVVETPLSRRAHYMVFHNDALLFDSSPTASEEQLMRWRTQVRYLRDGYRVELAVAPLIFEGFLTSSLLTDVIDLPLFVVLSLVAAWLLARIVMRPVRELTEASQKLTAKQFPEPITVPTGNDELSRMARSFNAMTTQVHGFIERERTFTRYASHELRTPLSALKAQLESVRIGLAAPTEVWPALERNVQRMEDLLAALLILARSTEYESEGGELLPLLEDVVAGLPVECRERVVLRPQGAKLPLVTDRRLAGQAVRNLLENALRYSDGRVILDATLAGHEVKIAVRDEGAGVAETALERLREPFFRATEAAHGLGLGLSLVDSIARSLGGRLELRNTEPGFEAAVTLPVPIAGEGG is encoded by the coding sequence ATGAGTTTCCGAGTTGCTCTCTTCCTGAGCATCGCCATCGCGGTCATAAGCTCCGCGTTCATCGAAGCAGGTCTCGATTTCTTGGCCGATCGAGCGAGCGCTTTCGCCGAGTCACGTATCGACTCGGACCTCGAACGCTTCGGTGACGCCGTCGAGGCGCAGCTGGTCGCGGCCCTGGACAGCCCCGCACTGCCGGGCCACCTGGTCGTCGAGACCCCGCTGTCGAGGCGGGCGCACTACATGGTGTTCCACAATGACGCCCTCCTCTTCGACAGCTCACCAACCGCGAGCGAGGAGCAACTGATGAGGTGGCGGACGCAAGTGCGTTACCTGCGAGACGGGTATCGCGTCGAACTGGCGGTTGCGCCGCTGATCTTCGAAGGTTTCCTCACCAGCAGCCTGCTGACCGACGTCATCGACCTGCCGCTGTTCGTCGTCCTCAGCCTCGTCGCTGCCTGGTTGCTGGCCCGGATCGTGATGCGACCCGTGCGAGAGCTGACCGAAGCGAGCCAGAAGCTCACCGCCAAACAGTTCCCGGAGCCGATCACCGTTCCGACCGGGAACGACGAGCTGAGCAGGATGGCGCGCAGCTTCAACGCGATGACCACCCAGGTACACGGTTTCATCGAACGCGAGCGAACGTTCACGCGCTACGCCTCGCACGAGCTACGCACTCCGCTGAGCGCTCTCAAGGCCCAGCTGGAGAGCGTGCGCATCGGCTTGGCGGCGCCCACGGAGGTGTGGCCCGCGCTCGAGCGGAACGTCCAGCGGATGGAGGATCTGCTGGCAGCCCTGCTCATCCTGGCCCGCTCAACCGAGTACGAGAGCGAGGGGGGCGAGCTCCTCCCCCTGCTCGAGGACGTCGTCGCCGGGCTGCCCGTAGAATGCCGCGAAAGGGTCGTGCTCCGGCCCCAAGGAGCGAAACTGCCGCTCGTGACCGACCGGCGCCTGGCCGGGCAGGCGGTGCGCAACCTGCTCGAGAACGCTCTCCGCTACAGCGACGGTCGGGTGATTCTCGACGCCACACTGGCAGGGCACGAGGTGAAGATCGCCGTTCGAGACGAGGGCGCCGGAGTGGCCGAGACAGCCTTGGAGCGCCTCAGGGAACCGTTCTTCCGCGCAACCGAGGCGGCTCACGGCCTTGGCCTTGGGCTCTCGCTCGTTGACAGCATCGCCCGTTCACTGGGTGGGCGCCTCGAACTGCGCAACACCGAACCCGGCTTCGAGGCCGCCGTCACCCTCCCCGTCCCAATAGCAGGTGAGGGAGGGTGA
- a CDS encoding beta-propeller fold lactonase family protein, with amino-acid sequence MTRKIFGHPVPIFRTLTAALVAVSLSMGLAQEGELAEEGDVRVYISHEYGASISVIDAGTGEVIDEITVTGRPGEVRPRGLAVSPDGATIYVALSDFNPELEAPEDKIVAIDVATNEVIAEYEAGGNPERLAISPDGTQVWAALEARAQGMGIDLETGETIAIFQTGIESEGVDVSPDGRYVYVTGEVSHTVSVFDTQEMKLVKHFLVGNRPRVVLFSHDGSLAYVSAEIGGTVSVVDTSTHSVIDTISLGLDSRPVEMALSPDGATLYVAGGGTNAVYVIDTGSREVTDVVRERMGRRPWGIAITPDGSRLYTANGLSDSVSVIDTETLEVIDNISVGRGAHSASIGIAPEQGD; translated from the coding sequence ATGACGCGTAAGATTTTTGGCCACCCCGTACCGATCTTCCGGACCCTGACAGCGGCACTCGTCGCTGTCTCGCTCTCCATGGGCCTCGCCCAGGAGGGTGAGCTAGCTGAAGAAGGCGATGTCCGGGTTTACATCTCCCACGAATACGGCGCCAGCATCTCGGTCATCGACGCCGGGACCGGGGAGGTGATCGACGAGATCACGGTGACCGGCCGTCCTGGCGAGGTGCGACCCCGCGGCTTGGCGGTCAGTCCCGACGGTGCGACGATCTACGTCGCCCTCAGCGACTTCAACCCTGAGCTGGAGGCCCCGGAGGACAAGATCGTCGCGATCGATGTAGCGACGAACGAAGTCATAGCCGAGTACGAAGCCGGCGGCAACCCCGAGAGATTGGCAATAAGCCCCGACGGAACCCAGGTGTGGGCCGCGCTCGAGGCGAGGGCTCAAGGGATGGGGATAGACCTCGAAACGGGGGAGACGATCGCCATCTTCCAGACGGGAATCGAATCGGAAGGGGTCGACGTCAGCCCCGACGGGCGTTACGTCTACGTTACCGGCGAGGTCAGTCACACGGTCAGCGTTTTCGATACTCAGGAGATGAAGCTGGTCAAGCATTTCCTGGTAGGGAACCGACCGAGAGTCGTTCTCTTCTCTCACGATGGCTCGCTCGCTTACGTCTCTGCCGAGATCGGCGGCACCGTTTCCGTGGTGGACACCTCCACCCACAGCGTGATAGACACGATCTCCCTGGGCCTCGACTCACGACCGGTCGAGATGGCTCTCTCCCCTGACGGCGCCACCCTCTACGTTGCCGGCGGAGGCACCAACGCCGTGTACGTGATCGATACCGGATCCCGGGAGGTTACGGATGTGGTCCGCGAGCGGATGGGCCGGCGCCCCTGGGGGATCGCCATAACCCCCGACGGTAGCCGTCTCTACACGGCCAATGGGCTCTCGGACAGCGTGTCGGTGATCGATACGGAAACGCTCGAAGTCATCGACAACATCAGCGTCGGACGTGGCGCCCACTCGGCCTCCATCGGCATAGCGCCCGAGCAGGGGGATTGA
- a CDS encoding RNA methyltransferase translates to MSLRIVLVSTKHSGNVGSVARAMKNFGLDELVLVSPRCRLDRQAYALASHASDVLDKARIVRESREALNGCTFVLGTTARERASDSYRVMAPRLGVSLLPISGGAVLFGPEDTGLDNDTLDLCQLVVRIPTAEYSSLNLAQAVNLLAYEWFVRDAPAENEGPQARRAPRDEFEPMIEQLVDTLLYIGYTDELKAGSVEHMFRMMLDRASLTSREVAALRGLWSQARWAADQPPERIPGRHPSH, encoded by the coding sequence GTGAGCCTCCGGATCGTCCTCGTTTCGACGAAGCACAGCGGCAACGTCGGCAGCGTTGCTCGAGCGATGAAGAACTTCGGGCTCGATGAGCTGGTGCTCGTCTCGCCGCGTTGCCGCCTCGACCGTCAGGCGTACGCTCTGGCTTCGCATGCCAGCGATGTACTGGACAAGGCGCGGATAGTTCGTGAGAGCCGGGAGGCGCTGAACGGCTGCACTTTCGTGCTGGGCACTACTGCTCGTGAAAGGGCGTCGGACTCGTACAGAGTGATGGCTCCCAGGTTAGGCGTGAGCCTGCTTCCGATCAGTGGCGGCGCCGTGCTGTTCGGTCCCGAGGACACTGGGCTCGACAACGACACTCTCGACCTTTGCCAGTTGGTCGTGAGGATCCCGACTGCCGAGTACTCTTCGCTCAACCTGGCCCAGGCCGTAAACCTGCTGGCATACGAGTGGTTCGTGCGGGACGCGCCAGCCGAGAACGAGGGTCCGCAGGCGAGAAGGGCGCCCCGCGACGAATTCGAACCGATGATCGAGCAGTTGGTGGACACGCTCCTCTACATCGGCTACACCGACGAACTGAAGGCCGGGAGCGTCGAGCACATGTTCAGGATGATGCTCGATCGGGCGTCGCTCACGAGCAGGGAAGTTGCTGCTCTGCGTGGACTATGGAGCCAGGCGAGATGGGCCGCCGATCAGCCTCCTGAGCGCATTCCTGGCCGTCACCCTTCGCATTGA
- the rpsT gene encoding 30S ribosomal protein S20, with translation MARNPSAMKYHRQSERARLANRAKKSMIRTFSKKAIAAAEAGDAEGAAKYQKVAQSLIDKAAKGSTLHKNNAARKKSRLAKRIQNAQA, from the coding sequence ATGGCAAGGAATCCGTCTGCGATGAAGTACCACCGGCAGTCCGAGAGGGCCCGGTTGGCGAACCGCGCCAAGAAGAGCATGATCCGTACCTTCTCGAAGAAGGCTATCGCCGCGGCTGAGGCCGGTGACGCCGAGGGAGCGGCCAAGTACCAGAAGGTCGCCCAGAGCCTCATCGACAAGGCAGCCAAGGGTTCGACCCTTCACAAGAACAACGCCGCACGCAAGAAGTCGCGGCTGGCCAAGCGGATCCAGAACGCCCAGGCGTAG
- a CDS encoding methyltransferase domain-containing protein: MSCRQCAGLERVFGQRAARNDLRRYRRGGPRRTTVMLIRALVDEGVDGAEVIDIGGGVGAIALALLEAGAVAARLVDASRAYLIVAEEEAERQGLRERMSFRFGDFTELAEDESPAEVVTLDRVICCYHDVAALIDSSASRATKLYGLVYPRDNLVTRLGSRLANALIALTGTGYRAFVHREAEVERLVAGTGLVRVFHSRLGIWQVAVYRRES; this comes from the coding sequence TTGAGCTGCAGACAGTGCGCTGGTCTCGAGAGGGTGTTCGGTCAGCGGGCCGCGCGGAACGACCTGCGGCGTTACCGGCGCGGGGGCCCCAGACGCACGACCGTGATGCTCATCCGCGCCCTAGTGGACGAGGGGGTCGACGGCGCCGAGGTGATCGACATCGGCGGGGGAGTGGGCGCGATCGCACTGGCCCTGCTGGAAGCCGGGGCCGTGGCCGCTCGACTGGTCGACGCCTCGCGCGCCTATCTGATCGTCGCCGAGGAGGAGGCAGAGAGGCAGGGGCTGCGCGAGCGGATGTCGTTCAGGTTCGGCGATTTCACTGAACTGGCCGAGGACGAGTCGCCGGCGGAGGTCGTAACTCTCGACCGGGTGATCTGCTGCTACCACGATGTAGCGGCACTCATCGACTCTTCGGCCTCACGCGCGACCAAGCTGTACGGACTCGTCTACCCGAGGGACAACCTGGTCACCCGTCTCGGCTCGCGGCTGGCCAACGCCCTGATCGCCTTGACCGGAACCGGCTACCGCGCATTCGTTCATCGAGAAGCAGAGGTGGAACGTCTGGTCGCCGGGACCGGGCTAGTGCGCGTCTTCCACAGCAGGTTGGGCATCTGGCAGGTCGCGGTGTATCGCCGTGAGAGCTGA
- a CDS encoding HAD-IA family hydrolase has product MLRALVFDFDGTILDTEKAEFLRWQALYGEHGLTLDLGEWQQGIGTWGGFDPWHGLPPAVREDRERIAQRLSEEVASDIARQDLRPGVRQVLDEAREAGYLLAVATSSDREWVEKWLGRHGLRKHFRAMATRDDVARVKPNPELYSLAVGLLGVRPAEALAVEDSLNGATAAVAAGLAVVVVPNDVTAGQPFPEEWPLLPGFDGGLAKLLAAAGVPS; this is encoded by the coding sequence ATGCTTCGCGCACTCGTCTTCGATTTCGACGGCACCATCCTCGATACCGAGAAGGCCGAGTTCCTCCGCTGGCAGGCCCTTTACGGGGAGCACGGGTTGACTCTCGACCTGGGCGAGTGGCAACAGGGAATAGGTACCTGGGGCGGATTCGATCCGTGGCACGGTTTGCCGCCGGCCGTCCGTGAGGACCGGGAGCGGATAGCTCAGCGGCTGAGCGAGGAGGTCGCCTCGGACATCGCCCGGCAGGACCTTCGCCCGGGCGTCAGGCAGGTGCTGGACGAGGCGCGAGAGGCGGGTTACCTCCTGGCCGTGGCCACCAGCAGCGACCGGGAGTGGGTGGAGAAGTGGTTGGGAAGGCACGGCCTGCGCAAGCACTTCCGGGCGATGGCTACCAGAGACGATGTGGCGCGTGTCAAGCCGAATCCGGAACTCTACTCGCTGGCGGTCGGTCTCCTTGGCGTGAGGCCAGCAGAGGCCCTGGCGGTGGAGGACTCCCTCAATGGCGCCACAGCGGCCGTGGCCGCAGGCCTCGCCGTCGTGGTCGTACCCAACGACGTGACTGCCGGTCAGCCGTTCCCCGAAGAGTGGCCGCTGCTGCCGGGGTTCGATGGCGGCCTGGCTAAGCTCCTGGCCGCGGCCGGGGTGCCGTCGTGA
- a CDS encoding MDR family MFS transporter: MSELDSRTRVYTLIGILLAMFLGAIDQTIVATALPRIAEDLDGLSRYAWVITAYLVASTILVPVYGKLADMYSRKAIELAAISVFLFGSFLCGLAGEFGTLPLLGDGMTQLIIFRAIQGLGGAGLMGLAFIIIADLFPPAERGKYQGLVGGVFGVSSVLGPLLGGFLTDYGGGIVPGVAGWRWVFYVNVPFGAVALWFIITRMPPLRPSGRKGRLDYLATALLVAGLIPLILGLQLDKTRYGWGSPLTLGLLSAALVLLALFVLRSLRASNPLLDLGLFRNKVFTTANIGGFFLGAAFLSTVAFLPLFLVNVVGVSATGAGLSMVPLTLGLVFGSVVSGQLVSRYGHYRFWMLLGGAILFVGVLLLSNMGPDISYLRVTVYMVIAGLGVGPSMPLYTLAIQNAVDVRKLGQATSASQFFRQIGGAIGTAVLGTVLATSLATSLGAAVGPDATMGPDAAMASNISAEAGLLPEGGIPAQLQPVIEAAFAEAIRKVYFICLFIVAAGWLVTTQIPELPLSRSIRSAEAPPAD, from the coding sequence ATGAGTGAGCTCGACTCCCGCACCCGCGTCTATACACTCATCGGCATCCTCCTGGCGATGTTCCTGGGCGCCATCGACCAGACGATCGTCGCCACCGCGTTGCCCCGGATAGCCGAGGATCTCGACGGACTAAGCCGCTACGCCTGGGTGATCACCGCCTACCTCGTCGCTTCGACGATCCTGGTACCGGTCTACGGCAAGCTGGCCGATATGTACAGTCGGAAGGCGATCGAGCTCGCCGCCATCTCCGTGTTCCTGTTCGGTTCGTTCCTCTGCGGGCTTGCCGGCGAGTTCGGCACGCTGCCGCTGCTGGGCGACGGCATGACCCAGCTGATCATCTTCCGGGCCATACAGGGACTCGGGGGCGCCGGCCTCATGGGCCTCGCCTTCATCATCATCGCCGACCTCTTCCCGCCTGCCGAAAGGGGCAAGTACCAGGGTCTGGTGGGAGGCGTCTTCGGGGTATCCAGCGTCCTGGGCCCGCTCCTCGGCGGATTCCTCACCGACTACGGCGGCGGGATCGTGCCCGGCGTGGCGGGGTGGCGCTGGGTCTTTTACGTCAACGTGCCGTTCGGCGCCGTCGCTCTCTGGTTCATCATCACCCGCATGCCGCCCCTGCGACCCTCCGGTCGGAAGGGTCGCCTCGACTACCTGGCGACGGCACTTCTCGTTGCCGGACTCATCCCCTTGATACTAGGCCTTCAGCTCGACAAGACGCGCTACGGCTGGGGCTCACCGCTCACTCTGGGGTTACTGTCGGCTGCGCTCGTGCTGCTGGCGCTCTTCGTGCTGCGCTCGCTCCGGGCCAGCAACCCGCTCCTCGACCTGGGCCTTTTCCGGAACAAGGTGTTCACTACTGCCAATATCGGTGGCTTCTTCCTGGGCGCGGCTTTCCTGAGCACGGTGGCGTTCCTGCCGCTGTTCCTCGTGAACGTGGTCGGCGTCTCGGCTACCGGAGCCGGGCTGAGCATGGTGCCGCTGACGCTCGGCCTCGTCTTCGGGTCGGTGGTTTCGGGCCAACTCGTTTCCCGCTACGGACACTACCGATTCTGGATGCTGTTGGGTGGCGCGATCCTCTTCGTGGGCGTCCTGCTCCTCTCCAACATGGGACCGGATATCAGCTACCTGAGGGTGACGGTCTACATGGTGATCGCCGGTCTTGGCGTGGGCCCCTCCATGCCGCTATACACGCTGGCGATCCAGAACGCGGTCGACGTTCGGAAACTGGGCCAGGCGACGAGCGCCAGCCAGTTCTTCAGGCAGATCGGTGGAGCAATCGGCACTGCGGTGCTAGGCACGGTGCTCGCCACAAGCCTGGCCACTTCGCTCGGCGCGGCCGTGGGCCCCGACGCCACCATGGGCCCCGATGCCGCGATGGCCAGCAACATCTCGGCAGAGGCCGGCCTCCTGCCCGAGGGCGGCATCCCGGCGCAGCTCCAGCCCGTGATCGAAGCCGCCTTCGCCGAAGCCATCCGCAAGGTCTACTTCATCTGTCTGTTCATCGTCGCCGCTGGCTGGCTGGTGACCACGCAGATACCGGAACTGCCGCTAAGCAGGTCGATCCGCTCGGCCGAGGCGCCTCCCGCGGACTGA
- the chrA gene encoding chromate efflux transporter translates to MQPEELEHPAGVRQRDGELAEVARLFTKLGFIAFGGPAAHIALMHDEAVVRRKWLSEEEFLDLLGATNLIPGPNSTEMTMHLGLRRAGWRGLVVGGACFILPAMAIVLAFAWAYVRYGDLPQVQWLLYGVTPVIIAVVFQALWGLGRKAVKNLPLLLLGSLVLILYLLGAGEIPLLFGAGLVYMLFRNLGRSGIAAIPPLPLILLAQNAQLPAMARPSGLATLFLLFLKIGSVLYGSGYVLLAFLQNDFVDRLGWLTNAQLIDAVAVGQFTPGPVFTTATFIGYVTGGWGGAVLATLGIFLPGFVFVALVNPVVPRLRESTWFGALLDGVNVAALALMAAVTLELAGAAVVDLFTAFLALTAAVLLLRYRVNSVWLVLGGGLAGLLFRILQA, encoded by the coding sequence ATGCAGCCAGAAGAGCTAGAGCACCCCGCGGGAGTACGCCAGCGCGACGGCGAGCTGGCCGAGGTCGCTCGCCTGTTCACCAAATTGGGCTTCATCGCCTTCGGCGGACCGGCGGCGCATATCGCGCTGATGCACGACGAAGCGGTGGTGCGTCGAAAGTGGCTGAGCGAGGAGGAGTTCCTCGACCTGCTGGGCGCCACGAACCTGATACCCGGGCCCAACTCGACGGAGATGACGATGCACCTGGGTCTGCGGCGGGCCGGTTGGAGGGGACTCGTTGTCGGTGGCGCCTGCTTCATCCTGCCGGCGATGGCCATAGTGCTGGCGTTCGCCTGGGCCTATGTTCGCTACGGCGACCTTCCACAGGTCCAGTGGCTTCTCTACGGGGTGACCCCGGTGATAATCGCGGTTGTCTTCCAGGCCCTGTGGGGGCTGGGGCGCAAGGCCGTGAAGAACCTCCCCCTGCTCCTCCTCGGATCGCTGGTTCTGATCCTCTACCTCCTCGGCGCCGGCGAGATACCTCTGCTCTTCGGAGCCGGCCTCGTCTACATGCTGTTCAGGAACCTCGGAAGGTCGGGCATCGCCGCGATCCCACCGCTCCCACTCATCCTGCTGGCCCAGAACGCGCAGCTGCCTGCGATGGCAAGGCCGAGCGGCCTCGCCACGCTCTTCCTGCTCTTCCTCAAGATCGGTTCGGTGCTCTACGGGAGTGGCTACGTGCTCCTCGCCTTCCTGCAGAACGACTTCGTCGATCGACTGGGATGGCTCACGAACGCCCAACTCATCGATGCCGTGGCCGTAGGCCAGTTCACCCCCGGGCCGGTGTTCACTACCGCTACCTTCATCGGCTACGTCACGGGCGGATGGGGCGGCGCCGTACTGGCGACGCTCGGCATCTTCCTGCCCGGCTTCGTATTCGTCGCTCTGGTGAATCCGGTCGTGCCGCGTCTACGTGAATCGACTTGGTTCGGAGCGTTGCTCGACGGCGTGAACGTCGCCGCTCTGGCGTTGATGGCAGCGGTCACGCTCGAGCTCGCCGGCGCCGCGGTGGTCGACCTCTTCACCGCCTTCCTCGCGCTCACTGCAGCCGTTCTGCTGCTTCGCTACAGGGTCAATTCAGTCTGGCTGGTCCTTGGCGGCGGACTCGCCGGCCTTCTGTTCCGCATCCTCCAGGCCTGA
- a CDS encoding ATP-binding protein → MRRREDEQVILEGFHLNDLLVENTSEFAMFGLDLSGTILSWNPGVEKLLGYAVNEWVGQKSAIIFTEEDRAKHAPLKEFERAAREGETADVRWHLRKDGSRFWANGVMTALFTPAGVHIGYAKVIRDETDKKKLEVGRERLVKELREEHELVNALNTVLQQRVSEGMEELAEASAQLQREVNDRLRLGSELRSQEAELESLTYSISHDLRAPLRGLDGFSQALLEDYEEILDEVGKGYLRRIRSGAQLIGDLIDNLLELSRLSRRDMKWVEVDLSRLAKRVVDRLRRNSPNRNAQIVIGKGMVVTGDPDMLGTLLENLLGNAWKFTAREDVAQIEFGATDEEGERRFYVRDNGVGFDMRYAARLFAPFQRLHPRSEFEGSGIGLATVRRIVHRHGGSLGVDSEPGVGSTFWFSLGREPAFDAPGAASGLEDAEQKAGESAAKDQPD, encoded by the coding sequence ATGCGCAGGCGCGAGGACGAACAGGTGATACTCGAAGGATTCCACCTGAACGACCTCCTCGTGGAGAACACCAGCGAGTTCGCGATGTTCGGGCTCGACCTGAGCGGCACGATCCTCAGCTGGAACCCTGGCGTCGAGAAGCTGTTGGGTTATGCCGTCAACGAGTGGGTGGGCCAGAAGAGCGCCATCATATTCACCGAGGAGGACCGGGCCAAGCATGCGCCCCTCAAGGAGTTCGAGCGCGCTGCGCGAGAGGGCGAAACGGCCGACGTCCGCTGGCACCTTCGCAAGGACGGCAGCCGCTTCTGGGCCAATGGGGTGATGACCGCGCTCTTCACCCCTGCCGGGGTACACATCGGCTACGCAAAGGTGATCCGCGATGAGACCGACAAGAAGAAGCTGGAGGTCGGGCGCGAACGGCTGGTCAAGGAGTTGCGCGAGGAGCACGAGCTGGTCAACGCGCTCAATACCGTGCTGCAGCAGAGGGTCTCGGAGGGGATGGAGGAACTAGCCGAGGCCAGCGCCCAACTGCAGAGGGAGGTGAACGACCGGCTTCGCTTGGGCAGCGAGTTGAGGAGCCAGGAGGCGGAACTCGAGTCGCTCACATATTCCATCTCGCACGACCTGCGTGCTCCCTTACGCGGTCTCGACGGCTTCAGTCAGGCCCTGCTAGAGGACTACGAGGAGATCCTCGACGAGGTCGGCAAGGGCTACCTGCGCCGAATACGTTCGGGCGCTCAGCTCATCGGCGATCTGATCGACAACCTGCTCGAACTCTCGCGGCTCTCCAGACGAGACATGAAATGGGTCGAGGTGGACCTGAGTCGCCTGGCGAAAAGGGTTGTCGATCGGCTTCGCCGCAACTCACCCAATCGCAACGCGCAGATCGTGATCGGCAAGGGTATGGTCGTGACGGGCGACCCCGACATGCTCGGCACCCTCCTCGAGAACCTGCTCGGTAACGCCTGGAAGTTCACCGCCAGGGAGGATGTCGCGCAAATCGAGTTCGGCGCCACGGACGAGGAGGGTGAGCGTCGCTTCTACGTCAGAGACAATGGCGTGGGTTTCGACATGCGCTACGCAGCCCGCCTTTTCGCCCCGTTCCAGCGCCTGCATCCCAGGAGCGAGTTCGAAGGCAGCGGCATAGGGTTGGCGACAGTGCGCCGTATCGTCCATCGACACGGCGGAAGCTTGGGTGTCGACTCGGAACCGGGCGTAGGTAGCACGTTCTGGTTCAGCCTCGGGCGAGAGCCGGCTTTCGACGCTCCAGGTGCGGCGTCAGGCCTGGAGGATGCGGAACAGAAGGCCGGCGAGTCCGCCGCCAAGGACCAGCCAGACTGA
- a CDS encoding multicopper oxidase domain-containing protein, translating into MANTKAGKKEDGSAPTGGVPTMSADNGRRALLRNGLLGGAAFLVSQITRPFVEAYAQAPELDRPGHEHVEAHGGMTTVGTVDHARNGFDPSVILTDWDTGRSGETSDGKRLREFTLTAIDKEIEIAPGLFFPAWTYNGRVPGPTIRVTEGDRVRIHFVNGGSHPHTIHFHGIHSAEMDGVPNFGRGMINPGEGFTYEFDAFPFGSHLYHCHAIPLKRHIHKGLYGSFIVDPDPALHPEHKEAAMSRLLGAPENDRWQELVMVMNGFDTNFDDENEVYAANTIAHAYMKRPIHIERDRPVRIYLSNMVEFDLVNSFHLHANFFDYYDHGTTLTPTHRTIDTVMQCQAQRGILEFSFEGFEPGQYMFHAHQSEFAELGWMSLFEVVA; encoded by the coding sequence ATGGCTAATACTAAGGCTGGCAAGAAAGAGGACGGTAGCGCTCCAACAGGCGGTGTGCCGACGATGTCGGCCGACAACGGACGTCGCGCTCTGCTGAGGAATGGTCTGCTCGGGGGCGCTGCTTTCCTGGTTAGCCAGATCACGAGGCCATTCGTGGAGGCGTATGCCCAGGCCCCGGAACTGGACCGGCCGGGTCACGAGCACGTCGAGGCGCACGGCGGCATGACGACGGTGGGAACGGTCGATCATGCGCGCAACGGGTTCGACCCGAGCGTCATCCTCACCGACTGGGATACCGGGCGGTCGGGCGAAACAAGCGACGGCAAGCGGCTCCGCGAGTTCACGCTCACCGCCATCGACAAGGAGATAGAGATCGCTCCCGGCCTCTTCTTCCCCGCCTGGACATACAACGGCAGAGTTCCTGGCCCCACGATCAGGGTCACCGAGGGGGACCGGGTGAGGATCCACTTCGTCAATGGAGGTTCTCACCCCCACACCATCCACTTCCACGGCATCCACTCTGCCGAAATGGACGGGGTGCCCAACTTCGGTCGCGGGATGATAAACCCGGGCGAAGGGTTTACCTACGAGTTCGATGCGTTCCCCTTCGGCTCGCACCTCTACCACTGCCACGCCATCCCGCTCAAACGCCACATCCACAAGGGGCTCTACGGGTCATTCATAGTCGATCCCGATCCGGCACTCCACCCGGAACATAAGGAGGCAGCCATGTCGCGGCTGCTCGGAGCGCCGGAGAACGACCGTTGGCAGGAGCTGGTGATGGTGATGAACGGTTTCGACACCAACTTCGACGACGAGAACGAAGTCTACGCGGCCAACACCATCGCTCACGCCTACATGAAGCGACCCATCCACATCGAGCGGGACCGCCCCGTTCGCATCTACCTGAGCAACATGGTCGAGTTCGACCTCGTCAACTCGTTCCATCTGCACGCCAACTTCTTCGACTACTACGACCATGGGACGACACTCACGCCCACCCACCGCACTATCGACACCGTCATGCAGTGTCAGGCCCAGCGTGGGATCCTCGAGTTCTCCTTCGAGGGATTCGAGCCGGGTCAGTACATGTTCCACGCTCACCAGTCGGAGTTCGCGGAGCTCGGCTGGATGAGCCTCTTCGAGGTCGTCGCCTGA